A DNA window from Camelina sativa cultivar DH55 chromosome 13, Cs, whole genome shotgun sequence contains the following coding sequences:
- the LOC104735500 gene encoding crescerin-1, giving the protein MASNTLKDMNSLHVTEKISDCKASLAKPCAGKMNGKSEDRPLPNPASLDSSGPKVVDAEKPEPEIAVVEVEYIDSENLDNVDDADAVLKSVLAGLESKDWISVCDALNNVRRLSIFHKEAMLHMLEKVIPLVVKSLKNPRSAVCKTACMTSADIFSAYNNHITDLLEPLLTQLLLKSSQDKRFVCEAADKALTSMTKYVSPTLLLPKLQPCLKHRNPRIRAKASLCFSRSVPRLGVEGIKEYGIDKLVQAAASQLSDQLPESREAARTVLLELQTVYEKAHSLVNPETSSSSPEEEQILEPITWEIFCQSKLSALSAQAVLRVTNVVTVTAREGLVITGPSSSSQL; this is encoded by the exons ATGGCCAGCAATACTTTAAAAGATATGAATAGTCTTCATGTAACTGAGAAGATAAGTGATTGCAAAGCAAGCTTAGCTAAGCCTTGTGCTGGCAAGATGAATGGAAAATCTGAAGATAGACCATTACCAAACCCTGCCTCCTTGGATTCCAGTGGTCCTAAAGTTGTAGATGCTGAGAAACCCGAGCCAGAGATAGCTGTTGTGGAAGTTGAATATATAGACTCTGAGAACTTGGATAATGTAGACGATGCTGATGCAGTTCTCAAG TCGGTTTTAGCTGGACTCGAGTCCAAGGATTGGATTTCAGTCTGTGATGCTCTTAATAATGTTCGCCGGCTTTCGATATTCCACAAGGAAGCAATGCTGCATATGCT TGAAAAAGTGATACCACTTGTTGTGAAGTCACTGAAAAATCCACGAAGTGCAGTATGTAAAACGGCTTGCATGACATCTGCAGACATCTTCAGTGcatataataatcatataacAGATCTCTTGGAGCCTCTG CTTACTCAACTCCTCCTCAAGTCTTCCCAAGACAAACGGTTTGTATGCGAGGCAGCAGACAAAGCTTTAACCTCAATGACAAAATATGTTTCCCCAACCTTGCTATTACCAAAGCTGCAACCTTGTCTCAAGCACAGGAATCCTCGGATCCGAGCGAAAGCATCATTATGCTTTTCCCGTAGTGTTCCTAGACTG GGCGTTGAAGGAATTAAAGAATATGGAATCGACAAATTAGTCCAAGCAGCTGCGTCTCAGCTTAGCGATCAGCTCCCTGAATCCCGTGAGGCTGCACGGACCGTCCTACTAGAACTTCAGACTGTGTATGAAAAAGCTCATTCTCTCGTCAACCCcgagacatcatcatcatctccagaaGAAGAGCAAATCCTTGAGCCAATCACTTGGGAAATCTTCTGCCAGTCAAAACTGTCAGCTCTAAGCGCACAAGCCGTGCTTCGTGTCACAAATGTTGTGACTGTGACAGCTCGGGAAGGTTTGGTCATTACAggtccatcatcttcatctcagTTATAA
- the LOC104735499 gene encoding formate dehydrogenase, chloroplastic/mitochondrial has product MAMRQATKAAIRACASSPSSGYFSRRHFNASSGDSKKIVGVFYKANEYATKNPNFLGCVENALGIRDWLESQGHQYIVTDDKEGPDCELEKHIPDLHVLISTPFHPAYVNAERIKKAKNLKLLLTAGIGSDHIDLQAAAAAGLTVAEVTGSNVVSVAEDELMRILILMRNFVPGYNQVVNGKWDVASISYRAYDLEGKTIGTVGAGRIGKLLLQRLKPFGCNLLYHDRLQMAPELEKEIGAKYVEDMHEMLPQCDVVVVNMPLTEKTKGLFNRELIGKMKKGVLIVNNARGAIMERQAVVEAVESGHIGGYSGDVWDPQPAPKDHPWRYMPNQAMTPHISGTTIDAQLRYAAGTKDMLERYFKGEDFPAQNYIVKDGELAPQYR; this is encoded by the exons ATGGCGATGCGACAAGCCACTAAAGCTGCGATCAGAGCCTGtgcttcctctccttcttcGGGTTACTTCTCCCGACGTCACTTTAAT GCATCTTCTGGTGATAGCAAAAAGATTGTTGGAGTTTTCTACAAGGCCAACGAATACGCTACCAAGAACCCTAACTTCCTTGGTTGCGTCGAGAATGCCTTAGGAATCCGCGACTGGCTTGAATCACAAGGACATCAGTACATTGTCACTGATGACAAAGAAGGCCCTGACTGCG AACTTGAGAAACATATCCCGGATCTTCACGTCCTTATATCAACTCCTTTCCACCCGGCGTATGTGAATGCTGAAAGAATCAAGAAAGCCAAGAACCTGAAGCTCCTCCTCACGGCTGGTATTGGCTCGGATCACATTGATCTCCAGGCAGCTGCAGCTGCTGGCCTCACTGTGGCTGAAGTCACGGGAAGCAACGTGGTCTCAGTTGCAGAAGATGAGCTCATGAGAATCCTTATCCTCATGAGAAACTTCGTACCAGGGTATAACCAGGTCGTCAATGGCAAGTGGGACGTCGCCAGCATTTCGTACAGAGCTTATGATTTGGAAGGGAAGACCATAGGAACTGTGGGAGCTGGAAGAATCGGAAAGCTTTTGCTACAACGTTTGAAACCATTCGGGTGTAACTTGTTGTACCATGACCGGCTTCAGATGGCACCGGAGCTGGAGAAAGAGATTGGAGCTAAGTACGTTGAGGATATGCACGAAATGCTCCCTCAATGCGACGTTGTAGTCGTCAACATGCCTCTCACCGAGAAGACAAA AGGTCTGTTCAACAGAGAGCTGATAGGGAAAATGAAGAAAGGCGTTTTGATAGTGAACAACGCAAGAGGAGCCATCATGGAGAGGCAAGCGGTGGTGGAGGCCGTGGAGAGTGGACACATTGGAGGGTACAGTGGAGACGTGTGGGACCCACAGCCAGCTCCTAAGGACCATCCATGGCGTTACATGCCTAACCAAGCCATGACCCCTCACATCTCCGGCACCACCATTGACGCTCAG ctACGATATGCGGCGGGGACCAAAGACATGTTGGAGAGGTACTTCAAGGGAGAGGACTTCCCTGCTCAGAATTACATCGTCAAGGACGGTGAACTTGCTCCTCAGTACCGGTAA
- the LOC104735495 gene encoding pentatricopeptide repeat-containing protein At5g14770, mitochondrial isoform X1, which translates to MIMIRIWNNYTGKYRFFLSSNYRSFSSIKQPQIPEREETCFLITEHRFVPDLPAPNKNRVYASLFRTLFHLYLSCGRLYGAARTLSAMCNFGVAPDSRLWNSLIHRLSVNDLVRDQVSLIYSKMITCGVYPNVFALNVLIHSLCKVGQLRFAISLLRNRVISVDTATYNTVISGLCEHGLVDEAYQFLSDMVKKGVMPDTVSYNTLIDGFCKAGNFARAKALVDEISELNLVTHTILISSYYNLHAIEEAYRDMVMSGFDPDVVTFSSIVNRLCKDGKMLEAGLLLREMEEMGVYPNHVTYTTLVDSLFKAKSYRHALALYSQMVVRGIPVDLVVYTVLMDGLFKVGDLREAEKTFKMLLEDNQVPNVVTYTSLVDGLCKAGDLSSAEFIMTQMLEKSVLPNVVTYSSMINGYVKKGMLEEAVSLMRKMEDQNVVPNGFTYGTVIDGLFKAGKEEVAIEMRKEMRLIGVEENNYILDALVNHLKRIGRSKEVRGLVKDMVSKGVTLDHINYTSLIDVFFKGGDEEAALSWAEEMQEKGMPWDVVSYNVLISGLLKFGKFGADWAYKGMTEKGIEPDVATFNIMMNSQRKQGDLDGILKLWGKMKSCGIKPSLMSCNIVVGMLCEKGKMEEAIDILNQMVFMEIHPNLTTYRIFLDTSSRHKRADAIFETHETLLRYGIKLSRQVYNTLVSTLCKRGMTKKAAMVMEKMKERGFVPDTVTFNSLMHGYFVGSHVGKALSTYSVMLEAGISPNVVTYNTIIRGLSDAGLIKEVDKWLSEMKSRGMRPDDFTYNALISGQAKIGNKKESMTIYCEMIADGLVPKTSTYNVLISEFAKVGKMLQARELMKEMGKRGVSPNTSTYCTMISGLCRLCTHPEVEWNRKPMYLAEAKGLLKEMIEEKGYIPCSQTIHWISAAFSKPGMKVDAERFLKECYKKKNARFSNS; encoded by the exons ATGATAATGATAAGGATTTGGAATAACTATACGGGAAAATACAGATTCTTTCTCTCATCAAATTACCGTTCTTTCTCGTCAATCAAACAACCCCAAATCCCTGAAAGAGAAGAGACTTGCTTCCTGATCACAGAACACAGGTTCGTCCCAGATTTACCCGCTCCTAACAAGAACAGGGTTTACGCTTCTCTCTTTCGCACACTTTTTCACCTCTACTTAAGCTGCGGGAGGCTTTACGGAGCAGCGAGGACGCTCTCTGCGATGTGCAACTTCGGTGTTGCTCCGGATTCGCGTCTCTGGAATAGTTTGATTCATCGTCTCAGTGTCAATGATTTGGTACGCGACCAGGTATCGTTGATTTACAGCAAGATGATAACTTGTGGAGTTTATCCAAATGTTTTTGCTCTCAATGTGTTGATTCATTCGTTGTGCAAAGTTGGGCAGTTGAGATTTGCGATTAGTTTACTTAGAAATAGAGTCATCAGCGTTGATACTGCTACTTATAACACTGTGATTTCGGGTTTATGTGAACATGGTTTAGTTGACGAGGCTTATCAGTTTCTATCTGATATGGTGAAGAAAGGTGTAATGCCTGATACGGTTAGCTACAATACTCTGATTGATGGGTTTTGTAAAGCTGGAAACTTTGCTAGAGCTAAGGCTTTGGTTGATGAAATCTCGGAACTAAACCTTGTCACTCATACTATACTCATAAGCTCTTACTACAATCTCCATGCCATTGAAGAAGCCTACAGGGATATGGTTATGAGTGGGTTTGATCCGGATGTGGTTACTTTTAGTTCGATTGTTAACAGACTGTGCAAAGACGGGAAAATGCTGGAAGCGGGATTGTTACTGAGGGAAATGGAGGAGATGGGTGTATATCCGAACCATGTAACTTATACTACTCTTGTTGATTCGTTATTTAAAGCAAAAAGTTACCGCCATGCTTTGGCTCTTTACAGTCAAATGGTTGTGCGTGGGATTCCTGTAGATTTAGTTGTATATACTGTTTTGATGGATGGTCTGTTTAAGGTTGGAGACCTTAGGGAGGCTGAGAAAACATTTAAGATGCTTTTGGAAGATAACCAAGTTCCAAATGTGGTTACTTATACGTCTTTGGTAGATGGGTTATGCAAAGCGGGTGATTTAAGCAGTGCAGAATTTATCATGACGCAGATGttagagaaaagtgttcttCCGAATGTTGTAACCTACTCTAGTATGATAAACGGGTATGTGAAGAAAGGGATGCTCGAAGAAGCTGTTAGTCTTATGAG AAAAATGGAAGACCAAAATGTTGTTCCGAATGGTTTTACTTATGGTACAGTTATTGATGGCTTGTTTAAGGCAGGGAAAGAAGAAGTTGCTATTGAAATGAGGAAGGAGATGAGGCTGATTGGGGTGGAGGAAAACAACTACATACTTGATGCTCTGGTGAACCACTTGAAGAGAATTGGTAGGAGTAAGGAAGTTAGGGGATTAGTCAAAGACATGGTATCTAAAGGAGTGACGCTGGATCATATTAACTACACATCTTTAATTGATGTGTTCTTCAAAGGAGGAGACGAAGAAGCTGCTCTCTCTTGGGCTGAAGAAATGCAAGAGAAAGGGATGCCCTGGGATGTTGTTTCTTACAATGTCTTAATCAGTGGGCTGTTGAAGTTTGGCAAATTCGGAGCTGACTGGGCCTACAAAGGAATGACAGAGAAGGGTATAGAACCAGATGTTGCTACATTTAACATAATGATGAATTCACAACGAAAGCAAGGGGATTTGGATGGTATCCTTAAGCTTTGGGGTAAGATGAAGAGTTGTGGAATAAAACCGAGTCTGATGAGTTGCAATATTGTGGTTGGAATGCTATGTGAAAAGGGTAAAATGGAGGAAGCAATTGACATATTGAATCAAATGGTGTTTATGGAAATCCATCCTAACTTGACGACGTACCGAATTTTTCTCGACACGTCTTCAAGGCATAAAAGAGCTGACGCTATATTTGAAACTCACGAGACACTCTTGCGTTATGGAATTAAACTTAGTAGGCAAGTTTACAACACTCTCGTTTCAACTCTGTGCAAACGAGGTATGACGAAAAAGGCAGCTATGGTTAtggagaaaatgaaagagagaggcTTTGTTCCTGATACTGTGACGTTCAATTCCCTTATGCATGGGTACTTCGTGGGCAGTCATGTAGGAAAAGCTCTTTCGACATATTCCGTTATGTTGGAAGCAGGAATATCCCCGAATGTTGTAACCTATAATACTATAATAAGAGGTCTTTCTGATGCTGGGCTAATAAAAGAAGTGGACAAATGGCTGAGTGAGATGAAGAGTAGAGGTATGCGTCCTGACGATTTTACATACAATGCTTTAATTTCTGGTCAGGCTAAGATAGGGAATAAGAAAGAAAGTATGACGATATATTGTGAGATGATTGCGGATGGGTTGGTACCAAAAACCAGCACTTATAATGTGCTTATCAGTGAATTTGCTAAAGTTGGGAAGATGCTTCAGGCAAGAGAGCTAATGAAGGAGATGGGTAAGAGAGGAGTGAGCCCCAACACTTCGACTTATTGTACTATGATATCTGGTTTGTGCAGACTTTGCACTCATCCAGAAGTTGAGTGGAATAGAAAACCAATGTACTTGGCAGAGGCAAAAGGATTGCTAAAAGAGATGATCGAAGAAAAGGGATATATTCCGTGTAGTCAAACTATTCACTGGATAAGTGCTGCTTTTTCTAAACCTGGAATGAAGGTTGATGCTGAAAGATTCTTAAAGGAGtgttacaagaaaaagaatgcTCGTTTCTCAAATTCGTGA
- the LOC104735501 gene encoding pyrroline-5-carboxylate reductase, translating to MEILPIPAESFKVGFIGAGKMAESIARGVVASGVLPPTRISTAVHSNLNRRDVFESFGVSVFSNSEDVVKESDVVIFSVKPQVVKKAVTELRSKLSKNKILVSVAAGIKLRDLQEWSGQDRFIRVMPNTPAAVGQAASVMSLGTGATEEDGAIVAKLFGAVGKILKADEKMFDAVTGLSGSGPAYIFLAIEALADGGVAAGLPRELALGLASQTVLGAATMVSKTGKHPGVLKDDVTSPGGTTIAGVHELEKGSFRATLMNAVVAAAKRSKELSLS from the exons atggaGATTCTTCCGATACCGGCGGAGAGCTTTAAGGTAGGATTCATCGGAGCTGGTAAAATGGCTGAGAGTATAGCTAGAGGTGTGGTTGCCTCTGGTGTGCTTCCTCCGACTCGTATCTCCACCGCCGTTCACTCCAATCTCAACCGCCGTGATGTCTTCGAATCCTTCGGCGTCAGTGTCTTCTCTAATAGCGAAGAC GTTGTTAAAGAAAGCGATGTTGTTATATTCTCTGTCAAACCCCAAGTTG TTAAGAAGGCTGTCACGGAGTTAAGATCGAAGCTTTCAAAGAATAAGATTTTGGTCTCGGTTGCAGCTGGAATCAAGTTAAGAGATCTTCAG GAATGGTCTGGTCAAGATCGATTCATAAGGGTGATGCCTAATACACCTGCCGCAGTTGGTCAGGCTGCTTCAG TTATGAGCCTCGGCACAGGAGCAACGGAAGAGGATGGAGCAATTGTCGCTAAGTTGTTTGGTGCGGTTGGGAAGATATTGAAAGCTGATGAGAAAATGTTTGATGCTGTCACTGGTCTCAG TGGAAGTGGACCGGCATACATATTCTTAGCCATTGAAGCTTTAGCTGATGGAGGAGTAGCTGCTGGTCTACCACGAGAACTCGCATTGGGTTTAGCTTCACAAACT GTTCTTGGAGCTGCAACAATGGTGAGCAAAACCGGGAAGCATCCAGGTGTGTTGAAAGATGATGTTACTTCACCCGGTGGCACTACAATAGCTGGAGTTCATGAGCTGGAGAAAGGCTCTTTCCGTGCAACACTTATGAATGCTGTTGTTGCTGCAGCTAAGCGAAGCAAGGAGCTCTCACTAAGctaa
- the LOC104735495 gene encoding pentatricopeptide repeat-containing protein At5g14770, mitochondrial isoform X2 — MIMIRIWNNYTGKYRFFLSSNYRSFSSIKQPQIPEREETCFLITEHRFVPDLPAPNKNRVYASLFRTLFHLYLSCGRLYGAARTLSAMCNFGVAPDSRLWNSLIHRLSVNDLVRDQVSLIYSKMITCGVYPNVFALNVLIHSLCKVGQLRFAISLLRNRVISVDTATYNTVISGLCEHGLVDEAYQFLSDMVKKGVMPDTVSYNTLIDGFCKAGNFARAKALVDEISELNLVTHTILISSYYNLHAIEEAYRDMVMSGFDPDVVTFSSIVNRLCKDGKMLEAGLLLREMEEMGVYPNHVTYTTLVDSLFKAKSYRHALALYSQMVVRGIPVDLVVYTVLMDGLFKVGDLREAEKTFKMLLEDNQVPNVVTYTSLVDGLCKAGDLSSAEFIMTQMLEKSVLPNVVTYSSMINGYVKKGMLEEAVSLMRKMEDQNVVPNGFTYGTVIDGLFKAGKEEVAIEMSKEMRLIGVEENNYILDALVNHLKRIGRSKEVRGLVKDMVSKGVTLDHINYTSLIDVFFKGGDEEAALSWAEEMQEKGMPWDVVSYNVLISGLLKFGKFGADWAYKGMTEKGIEPDVATFNIMMNSQRKQGDLDGILKLWDKMKSCGIKPSLMSCNIVVGMLCEKGKMEEAIDILNQMVFMEIHPNLTTYRIFLDTSSKKLHKRADAIFETHETLLRYGIKLSRQVYNTLVSTLCKRGMTKKAAMVMEKMKERGFVPDTVTFNSLMHGYFVGSHVGKALSTYSVMLEAGISPNVVTYNTIIRGLSDAGLIKEVDKWLSEMKSRGMRPDDFTYNALISGQAKIGNKKESMTIYCEMIADGLVPKTSTYNVLISEFAKVGKMLQARELMKEMGKRGVSPNTSTYCTMISGLCRLCTHPEVEWNRKPMYLAEAKGLLKEMIEEKGYIPCSQTIHWISAAFSKPGMKVDAERFLKECYKKKNARFSNS, encoded by the exons ATGATAATGATAAGGATTTGGAATAACTATACGGGAAAATACAGATTCTTTCTCTCATCAAATTACCGTTCTTTCTCGTCAATCAAACAACCCCAAATCCCTGAAAGAGAAGAGACTTGCTTCCTGATCACAGAACACAGGTTCGTCCCAGATTTACCCGCTCCTAACAAGAACAGGGTTTACGCTTCTCTCTTTCGCACACTTTTTCACCTCTACTTAAGCTGCGGGAGGCTTTACGGAGCAGCGAGGACGCTCTCTGCGATGTGCAACTTCGGTGTTGCTCCGGATTCGCGTCTCTGGAATAGTTTGATTCATCGTCTCAGTGTCAATGATTTGGTACGCGACCAGGTATCGTTGATTTACAGCAAGATGATAACTTGTGGAGTTTATCCAAATGTTTTTGCTCTCAATGTGTTGATTCATTCGTTGTGCAAAGTTGGGCAGTTGAGATTTGCGATTAGTTTACTTAGAAATAGAGTCATCAGCGTTGATACTGCTACTTATAACACTGTGATTTCGGGTTTATGTGAACATGGTTTAGTTGACGAGGCTTATCAGTTTCTATCTGATATGGTGAAGAAAGGTGTAATGCCTGATACGGTTAGCTACAATACTCTGATTGATGGGTTTTGTAAAGCTGGAAACTTTGCTAGAGCTAAGGCTTTGGTTGATGAAATCTCGGAACTAAACCTTGTCACTCATACTATACTCATAAGCTCTTACTACAATCTCCATGCCATTGAAGAAGCCTACAGGGATATGGTTATGAGTGGGTTTGATCCGGATGTGGTTACTTTTAGTTCGATTGTTAACAGACTGTGCAAAGACGGGAAAATGCTGGAAGCGGGATTGTTACTGAGGGAAATGGAGGAGATGGGTGTATATCCGAACCATGTAACTTATACTACTCTTGTTGATTCGTTATTTAAAGCAAAAAGTTACCGCCATGCTTTGGCTCTTTACAGTCAAATGGTTGTGCGTGGGATTCCTGTAGATTTAGTTGTATATACTGTTTTGATGGATGGTCTGTTTAAGGTTGGAGACCTTAGGGAGGCTGAGAAAACATTTAAGATGCTTTTGGAAGATAACCAAGTTCCAAATGTGGTTACTTATACGTCTTTGGTAGATGGGTTATGCAAAGCGGGTGATTTAAGCAGTGCAGAATTTATCATGACGCAGATGttagagaaaagtgttcttCCGAATGTTGTAACCTACTCTAGTATGATAAACGGGTATGTGAAGAAAGGGATGCTCGAAGAAGCTGTTAGTCTTATGAGGAAAATGGAAGACCAAAATGTTGTGCCGAATGGTTTTACTTATGGTACAGTAATTGATGGCTTGTTTAAGGCAGGGAAAGAAGAAGTTGCTATTGAAATGAGTAAGGAGATGAGGCTGATTGGGGTGGAGGAAAACAACTACATACTTGATGCTCTGGTGAACCACTTGAAGAGAATTGGTAGGAGTAAGGAAGTTAGGGGATTAGTCAAAGACATGGTATCTAAAGGAGTGACACTGGATCATATTAACTACACATCTTTAATTGATGTGTTCTTCAAAGGAGGAGACGAAGAAGCTGCTCTCTCTTGGGCTGAAGAAATGCAAGAGAAAGGGATGCCCTGGGATGTTGTTTCTTACAATGTCTTAATCAGTGGGCTGTTGAAGTTTGGCAAATTCGGAGCTGACTGGGCCTACAAAGGAATGACAGAGAAGGGTATAGAACCAGATGTTGCTACATTTAACATAATGATGAATTCACAACGAAAGCAAGGGGATTTGGATGGTATCCTTAAGCTTTGGGATAAGATGAAGAGTTGTGGAATAAAACCGAGTCTGATGAGTTGCAATATTGTGGTTGGAATGCTATGTGAAAAGGGTAAAATGGAGGAAGCAATTGACATATTGAATCAAATGGTGTTTATGGAAATCCATCCTAACTTGACGACGTACCGAATTTTTCTCGACACGTCNTCGAAGAAGCT GCATAAAAGAGCTGACGCTATATTTGAAACTCACGAGACACTCTTGCGTTATGGAATTAAACTTAGTAGGCAAGTTTACAACACTCTCGTTTCAACTCTGTGCAAACGAGGTATGACGAAAAAGGCAGCTATGGTTAtggagaaaatgaaagagagaggcTTTGTTCCTGATACTGTGACGTTCAATTCCCTTATGCATGGGTACTTCGTGGGCAGTCATGTAGGAAAAGCTCTTTCGACATATTCCGTTATGTTGGAAGCAGGAATATCCCCGAATGTTGTAACCTATAATACTATAATAAGAGGTCTTTCTGATGCTGGGCTAATAAAAGAAGTGGACAAATGGCTGAGTGAGATGAAGAGTAGAGGTATGCGTCCTGACGATTTTACATACAATGCTTTAATTTCTGGTCAGGCTAAGATAGGGAATAAGAAAGAAAGTATGACGATATATTGTGAGATGATTGCGGATGGGTTGGTACCAAAAACCAGCACTTATAATGTGCTTATCAGTGAATTTGCTAAAGTTGGGAAGATGCTTCAGGCAAGAGAGCTAATGAAGGAGATGGGTAAGAGAGGAGTGAGCCCCAACACTTCGACTTATTGTACTATGATATCTGGTTTGTGCAGACTTTGCACTCATCCAGAAGTTGAGTGGAATAGAAAACCAATGTACTTGGCAGAGGCAAAAGGATTGCTAAAAGAGATGATCGAAGAAAAGGGATATATTCCGTGTAGTCAAACTATTCACTGGATAAGTGCTGCTTTTTCTAAACCTGGAATGAAGGTTGATGCTGAAAGATTCTTAAAGGAGtgttacaagaaaaagaatgcTCGTTTCTCAAATTCGTGA
- the LOC104735496 gene encoding L-aspartate oxidase, chloroplastic, which translates to MAAYVSVGNIHAFYLAGQVHREQSYRQDSWSSGFSSRTIPFKVPFSWSSGVSKALKSGRCGCYSRGVYTNSESSKPCASIKAISASSSTKYYDFTVIGSGVAGLRYVLEVAKQGTVAVITKDEPHESNTNYAQGGVSAVLCPLDSVESHMQDTMVAGAHLCDEETVRVVCTEGPERIRELIAMGASFDHGEDGNLHLAREGGHSHRRIVHAADMTGREIERALLEAVLNDPNISVFKHHFAIDLLTSQDGLSTVCYGVDTLNIKTNEVVRFISKVTLLASGGAGHIYPSTTNPLVATGDGMAMAHRAQAVISNMEFVQFHPTALADEGLPIKPQTARENAFLITEAVRGDGGILYNLGMERFMPVYDERAELAPRDVVARSIDDQLKKRKEKYVLLDISHKPREKILAHFPNIACECLKHGLDITRQPIPVVPAAHYMCGGVRAALQGETNVLGLFVAGEVACTGLHGANRLASNSLLEALVFARRAVQPSTDLMKRTKLDLSASEKWTRPVVATARSLGDEVLSKIIALTREVRRELQEVMWKYVGIVRSTIRLNTAERKIAELEAKWETFLFEHGWEQTVVALEACEMRNLFCCAKLVVSSALARHESRGLHYMTDFPFVEESKRIPTIILPSSPTTASWSSRRLQNIRSSSLVDC; encoded by the exons ATGGCGGCTTATGTTTCTGTTGGAAACATTCATGCTTTCTATCTTGCGGGGCAGGTACACAGGGAACAAAGTTACCGACAAGATTCATGGAGTTCTGGCTTTTCTTCCAGGACAATTCCATTCAAAGTGCCCTTTTCTTG GTCAAGTGGCGTATCTAAGGCATTAAAATCTGGGAGATGTGGTTGTTATTCTCGTGGTGTTTATACAAACAGTGAAAGCTCAAAACCTTGTGCAAGTATCAAGGCTATTTCCGCATCTTCTTCgacaaaatattatgatttcactGTGATTGGAAGTGGAGTGGCCGGTCTGCGTTATGTTTTAGAAGTTGCAAAGCAAGGGACAGTTGCAGTGATTACCAAAGATGAGCCTCATGAGAGTAACACAAACTATGCTCAAGGTGGTGTTAGTGCTGTCTTATGCCCTTTGGATTCTGTAGAAAGTCATATGCAGGACACAATGGTCGCCGGTGCTCATCTTTGTGATGAGGAAACCGTAAGA GTTGTGTGTACAGAAGGACCTGAAAGGATCCGTGAACTGATTGCGATGGGAGCATCATTTGATCACGGCGAGGATGGAAACTTGCATTTGGCAAGAGAAGGTGGTCACTCGCATCGTAGGATCGTTCATGCGGCTGATATGACaggaagagagattgagagagcttTACTTGAAGCCGTACTTAACGATCCCAACATATCTGTCTTCAAACACCATTTTGCAATCGATCTGCTCACTTCTCAG GACGGTTTGAGCACAGTTTGTTATGGTGTTGACACTTTGAATATCAAAACAAACGAG GTGGTACGCTTTATATCGAAGGTGACACTGCTTGCTTCAGGTGGAGCTGGGCATATCTATCCATCAACCACAAATCCTCTG GTGGCTACTGGAGATGGGATGGCTATGGCTCATCGAGCTCAAGCTGTGATCTCAAATATGGA ATTTGTGCAGTTTCATCCTACCGCCTTAGCCGACGAAGGTCTTCCCATCAAACCACAAACCGCTAGAGAAAACGCGTTCCTCATCACTGAGGCCGTTAGAGGTGATGGTGGCATCCTCTACAATCTAGGAATGGAACGATTTATGCCCGTATACGATGAGCGAGCTGAGCTTGCTCCAAGAGATGTGGTAGCAAGAAGCATTGATGACCAGCTCAAGAAACGGAAAGAAAAGTATGTGTTACTTGACATAAGCCATAAGCCGAGAGAAAAGATTCTTGCTCATTTCCCCAACATAGCCTGTGAATGTCTTAAACACGGTCTAGATATCACCCGTCAGCCAATCCCGGTTGTCCCTGCAGCTCATTACATGTGTGGAGGAGTTCGTGCTGCTTTACAAGGCGAAACCAATGTCCTTGGATTGTTTGTAGCAGGTGAAGTAGCGTGTACCGGTCTCCATGGGGCAAACCGTCTTGCTAGTAACTCGCTTTTAGAAGCCCTGGTTTTCGCGAGACGGGCAGTTCAGCCTTCAACTGACCTCATGAAACGCACAAAACTTGATCTAAGCGCATCAGAGAAATGGACAAGGCCTGTTGTTGCGACAGCTAGATCGCTAGGAGATGAAGTACTATCAAAGATTATAGCTTTGACTAGAGAAGTGAGAAGAGAGCTTCAGGAAGTGATGTGGAAGTATGTTGGTATCGTCAGATCAACCATTCGGCTCAACACGGCTGAGAGGAAAATCGCAGAGCTAGAAGCGAAATGGGAAACGTTTTTGTTTGAACATGGATGGGAACAGACAGTGGTAGCTCTTGAAGCTTGTGAGATGAGAAACTTATTCTGTTGCGCTAAGCTTGTAGTGAGCAGCGCCCTAGCCAGACATGAAAGCCGCGGTCTTCATTACATGACAGACTTTCCTTTTGTGGAAGAAAGCAAGCGCATTCCGACAATAATTCTCCCGTCTTCTCCTACAACAGCTAGTTGGAGCTCAAGGCGGTTACAGAACATACGCAGCAGCTCACTTGTTGATTGTTAA